The following proteins are encoded in a genomic region of Zea mays cultivar B73 chromosome 9, Zm-B73-REFERENCE-NAM-5.0, whole genome shotgun sequence:
- the LOC103640143 gene encoding uncharacterized protein, with product MVARNGCLCSLSYKDWRLLIGKKERTTNEQKNKEDILNQVKKRFLYPARMEKWVLRTIGDRWRQHKSNLKSIYFDVHKSKEANYKNVPEGVIPDQWIALVNNWMTLKAQDISEENRINCAKKKAIHTTGTKSFARNREELREQDPEKKNPHRAVLYIHTHRANNSKNINAHVGDLKDLLVQQPDLADTSQGKVAWKGDALTRILGEEKPGRVHGLGLVPNPDKVLDCSKSGRLKHLNITSLDPTSSEDVVSLRLQVEKLVNHVQNLEQKTKALEQQQNQHGGSGDPLSATTNAQNASIRKVCISIEYMFTPKLQLA from the exons ATGGTGGCAAGAAATGGCTGCCTGTGTAGCTTAAGCTACAAGGATTGGAGACTTCTGATAGGAAAGAAAGAGAGAACTACCAATGAGCAGAAAAATAAAGAGGATATACTTAACCAAGTAAAG AAGAGATTTCTTTACCCTGCACGCATGGAAAAATGGGTACTGCGAACCATTGGAGATAGATGGAGGCAACACAAATCCAATCTGAAATCTATATATTTTGACGTGCATAAGAGCAAAGAAGCTAATTACAAAAATGTTCCAGAAGGTGTGATACCTGATCAGTGGATTGCGCTTGTCAATAATTGGATGACCTTGAAAGCACAG GATATAAGTGAGGAGAATAGGATAAACTGTGCTAAGAAAAAGGCAATTCATACAACTGGGACGAAGAGTTTCGCTCGAAACAGAGAAGAATTG AGAGAACAAGATCCTGAAAAGAAAAACCCTCATAGGGCTGTTTTGTATATCCATACACATCGGGCTAACAACAGCAAGAACATTAATGCACATGTG GGTGATTTGAAGGATCTGTTAGTACAACAACCGGATTTAGCAGACACTAGTCAAGGTAAGGTTGCATGGAAAGGAGATGCACTAACCAGAATTTTAGGAGAAGAGAAGCCTGGCCGTGTCCATGGTCTGGGCCTTGTTCCAAATCCAGACAAAGTGTTAGACTGCTCTAAATCAGGTCGTCTAAAGCATCTAAATATAACATCTTTGGATCCAACGTCAAGTGAAGATGTAGTATCTCTCAGACTCCAGGTGGAAAAACTTGTAAATCATGTCCAGAACTTGGAGCAGAAGACTAAAGCTTTGGAACAACAGCAAAACCAGCAT GGAGGTTCAGGTGATCCTTTGTCCGCAACAACAAATGCTCAAAATGCTTCGATTCGAAAAGTATGCATCTCCATAGAGTATATGTTTACCCCAAAATTACAGTTGGCATAG